A window of Limanda limanda chromosome 4, fLimLim1.1, whole genome shotgun sequence genomic DNA:
TGCCCAAACTCTTCACTgccagtgtgcgtgtgtgtgtgtgtgtgtgtgtgtgtgtgtgtgtgtgtgtgtgtgtgtgtgtgtgtgtgtgtgtgtgtgtgtgtgttcgagagagggatggaaggagagagagagcaaaaatTGTTCAGTTGATTGAGCACATGATGCAAATAGTATACATGCATTTGTTATGCACTGAAGCATTGTCGTGGCCGTTGTATCATCTCACACAGTGCAAATTAGCTAGCACTGTATCGACTCTGTGGCTTCCTGTACTAGACTCTGACTGATGAGTCACAACCAATGAGTCTGACATGAGATCTGACTCTCATCCCAAACTCACGACTGACCCACTGTCTTCTGATGTCATCTTCAGTACCTACTGTACGCCGCTTTAGTTTGCTCGGGGTGGGCAgagagtttgtttgtgtgtgtgccagatGAACCTGTACCACAATAGAAGGTCATTTGTCACAAGGGTTTCCAACACAGTTTGGACCTGAGTTGGTTTGCAAAGACCATGCTTAAATCATGCAGGTGAGATTGGATTAACACAACTTGACAGCCAACGCTGACGGTTGCTTTCTCTGGATTAAATGACCATTGCCACCGTCACTAGATTAAATCAACCTTAGATTATTAAAGTCAGTATCAGCTGCACTGGTTGATGTTCTCTCTCCCTGCAACTGACGGTACCACTATTAAATCATTAAGACTGGTTTTAGTTCCACAGAAGAGCAGCTCCTCCTAAGATAAATCATCAGCTGATTACAACACCAGtttcacaatgtttttgtttttgtttgatgtgCTGTGTTATAACAACATTGTATTAAGTAAATATGTGAGACCtattactttattcatcatgaaatatataatatttttctcATTAGCACAGACATCTTTTGTTTTACAAAGCAAATTCACATTGTGCATGGAACCCTAATTTTCAAACGTTACACAAAATGAATACCTCTATACTGTAACAGTAACACATTATAAACCGAGCAAGAGTAGAATTGTTTGTCAAACACTCACATGAGTGAAACACACCACAGATTAAATAGATTTTTGATCCAGTGCTATTTCTTAAATTAGATTTATCTCTTCTTATGTCTTCttagaaaaaaacaatcactctctctttctctgccacattttgtgtttttgctatTGACCTATCACCTTAGTAATGTGCTACAAGGAGTTTTCACAAAGGGCTGCACAATATTCACAATAACGGTAGTACAGAGTgctaggcacacacacacacacacacacacaggcacacagcaaagcaaaataaataaaaggagggAGATGCAGAGAGATTGGCGACAGCTGCTGACAGCGATCGCAAGGCACTTGATCTGAAATAACTCATCTCTTTTTGACAAGAGGGCTGATGCTTGAGGGAAAACACTACTCCTCTTAAATTATTCAAAAGATGGCATCGAGCTTTGACtattcattaaaacaaacatctctgtCCCCCTGTGTCAGGCAGGTGACTGTGAGCACTGACTTTTATAATCAGTATagagcatttgtttgtgtttcctctgggtACTCAGCTTCCTCCCATGGTCAAAAGACTTGCAGATTGGTGCGAGGTTAATTGGACCCTCTAAATTGACCGTAAATGTGAGTAagaatattttttctctttatgttCCCAGCCTCTCACCTATGGTCAAGGGACTTTTGCACCATTAATTCACTGCCCACCACCTTGGTCTTCCATTTAATCTTCTCAGAGGCAGACAGACTTTGTCATAGCTTCAGCTGTAGATGTGTGTTCCCATGATGGGCATGCAGTTCTCAGCGAGCGGGAGTCTACAGTCTTATCTGTCACTTCAGCTCTGTTGTGATTTGTGCTTTTGGAGTTTTGTGTCTATGGTAATAATTCTTTCAATTCTCCAAATATGCCTTGGCTTTTCTTTCCAGTATTGGATTAGAATGTGACCATATCTCTAACTTTCCCACACACATTGTGCATTTTACAGCGAATTTGACCCATGATTGGCCAGCTGTTCATTCCACTGGGTTGGATCTTCTTTCTTTTGTAcccttttttgttattatttgtcgCACCTTTCATGTGAACTACTGAATGTGACTCTATGAAAATATTTCAGGAGTGAATGAAGAGtctgaaacagacaaataagACTAAGTGCCACCTAAATACAGTCCAGTTACCTTGACTACAGAATTCTGAGTTGTTATTTCAGTTGGTATTTAAATAATTGGCCCATTAAGTGCCATAATGGTTCTTTGTTGAGGTTTCTGTAACCTCATCTTTCCTGTAATGGTATGATGTCACAAAACGCTTGATGGGGTTGGTTGTATATCTGGTATGAGTTGTAGCTGATGAACACTTTCTATGTGACGTGGCCTTTCCTGACCCATCAGTTCAGAGCTGGACCTCTATCTCCCTCTGAACCCTGAGATGATGGTCCGCCATTTGTGACTCGGACAGGGAAAAGGTTAACCTGTCTATTCCTGTAGGTAGACATGTCTGATCAAATaagacaacacaaatacacacacacacacgcgcgcataCGCACCTCATGGCTGCAAGCACAGTACATAGGAGAGAACAGGTGTTGAGAGGCAGTATGAACATGGACAACAGCATGTAGAACTGGAACTTTCACAAAATCAACGTACATGGATGTGATTTCCATCTGTTTTCAAGGCGAGTTAGGATCTGACATAATAGTCTCAAAATGTGGATTCTCGCACAGAATTATAATCATAGCataaatagaaacacacacgcacacatgttgGGATTGTGTTAAGTTTCCATTGGGTGTGCCCACTTTTTAAGTGAGGTGTCTATCCCTGAGCGGGTTCCAGCTGTATCACCGGATTTTGCAGCCACGGAAACCCCAtggggggaagaggagaaataAGAAGGGGCACTGTCACAAAAATACATGGAGCTTGTTTTCTACTTGCTAGTCAGTCAAGCTTACAGAgcgagagaagcagagagagagggaaatatGAATGTGGGCTGCACCGGGCAAAAAGCGCTCCTTGCGCAGGGATTAGCCCCGGCTAAATGAGCTGCTGAATTTAGCTGTCACATGAAGGCTCCAGGATGTCACCTCTTTGTGTGAAGATGTGGGATTATCAGCCAAGATCAATTTCACTGAAGTACTATATCACCAGATCAGCGGCTGATCTAGgattttctaaatcaggggccataaatatttgataaaaTATTGTTAGTAAATGACTAGTTTGAGGGAAGAcaactgacaggacaggggcaccTCAtgggtagtgtgtgtgtgtgtgtgtgtgtgtgcgtgtgtgtgtgcgtgcgtgcgtgcgtgcgtgcgtgcgtgcgtgtgcgtgtgcttgtctTCTTCACTTTTATAAATGCCATCAAATGTGCAGAGACTCTCCgccccagaaaaaaaaaagcagatttatttattttttgcatgcGAAGGGGAGTAAACCTTCTCACTCAAACccactctgtctgtgtgtgtgcgtgtgtgtgcgtgtgtgtgtgcgtttgtgtgtgtttctaatgCTTCTGCTTCTACCTGAGTGGAGAGAGCGAGATATTTTTACTCCATgttcaagcacacacacacacacacacacacacacacacacacacacacacacacacacacacacagacagagctcACACTATCATCTCTGTCCTtgaacactcaaacacacacatgtagtgtTTAGCAGCACAGTCAGGTTCCACTGTACAGTCATTTTTTGAGATCCATCTTGTCTCATCATTGTGGCCCTTTCCCCTATAGGTCAATCTATGTCATAGCGATTCAGAAAATGCATAACCCGTTCAAACACCTTAGAAAACATACAATTTCTGAGttatctgattctgattctgaatcaaACTCTGGTCTCCTGGACCAACTGCTGTTAATAACTGTGCTGGATTCTACTTATGGGGAAACTTGTCAGCTAACAAAGACAGCTGCCTATTCCTCTGCAgtatcaaaaacaaaaacatttattacagtacagtacagtatagTCGTGAGGCACAGGGAATGGGAGAGACTGAACCGTCGACCCTCCGGTTAGTGGACGACTCGCTCTGCCTTCTGAGCCTTGTTAGAAAATATCAgaatattgatttaaaattgTTGACATTGTTGTTACTGCAACAAAAAAACTTGGACATACTTAGTAGTTCGGTTATAGGGTTTGCAGGATAAGCACTTTGAAAGACATATGCCTCCCTTCTCAATCTGTCTCATGTTTCATCCGTCTCTTATTTTCTGTCTTCACAAAGAGTGTCCTAgatttttccctctctctcagtcagAGAGGGGCTGATCATCTGAGGCCTTTTTCATTCCCTGAGGCAGCCACTTGACACTGCAAGGACTCCTATTGACTTGAATAGAGCAGGtgaacggtgtgtgtgtgtgttgtgctgtgtgtgtgtgtgtgtgtgtgtttgcatctgcGAGGAGGTTTTACAGAAATGTCAAATGCAGCTCATCAGTGAATGCACCTTTTAGCTCATCTGCCAGTTGGCGTGATCCTCGCCTCCTCACTCTCTGCTCTACCTCGCTCgctttcctcttctcttatcCCGTCCTCTTGTTCGAACAGCCCTCGGTTTTttattgttagtttgaatattTTACTGTTATTGCTCATTCCGCAGATCCAGGCATCCTCCTGTTCTTATCAGTCATGACTCGACTACCAGCTGTGAATGCAAAACGGGGCCACCTCATCCTCGGTCCAAGAAAGGAAATCCCTACTCTTACTTTGTAGTATTTTCTGTAATCAAGAAACTAACAAGACAAAGTGCACACAGATGCACTGAATCATTGTGTGTGAATTGGTGAATAGCGAGAGCTTTGGGTGGTCATCAAGAGTGATACAGATAGATACAGactatttaccatttacaatctgcttcctgtttacagccGCACGCACATGCCCAATGTACATGAATGGTCACTTGACGTACAGTTTCAGATTTGTTATCCTGGACTGGGATTATTACTGATGCAGAGTTAAAAGACTGATATggagattgttttagttttaaaatggaGTCAGACAGTACATCTGGTTGCTGGTGATCAAGTCAGAAGAGGCATCAACTTCATCTTAGACAGAATCTTTGCAACCTCATCCACAGCCACAACACATATAGCACAAGTTGTACTGTTACATATGTGACTGAATTGCAAATCGGCCTTAGTTTTGGATGCAAACTTTGATCTTCACATGAGCACCAAGCTCCTCAGTGTTTGTTGGAGAGGAGGGCAAACAGGGAGATGTTTCAGAGTTTTCATTGCGCTGCAGACGGTTTTCATTCCTGCACTCGGGCATTTCTCCCTGTAtctgtccccctctctctttttgcctttcctccctctctccctctgtatcTCTTGTTCCCCGAGGAGCCCAGCTGGGAGAGGCAGATAAACACACAGGGGCGTGGGGCTTAGCACCCACCCTCCTTCCACAATGCCACGCTCACTCCTGTTCAAAGGCCTTAGCTAGAAGTGAGAGGGGCTAAACCCGAAACGAAAatcacagggagaggaggcagctgcaggagagagagagaggaagagagagagagagaggtttatCTGGGACTGTTTGTGATAATTAGGAGGGAGCATTTATTCTGGTCAATTTTCTTCTACCATTTGTTTGTTGAGATACGCACATGCAACAgtctgcacgcacagtgagCTGCATGCGATTCAGATGCATACTTGAATTTGTtaagcgtgcgtgtgtgtagcacctctctgtgtgtttgtttgtgacctATCACTTACAAACACTCCAGTGAGGATTTCCCTGCAGATGTTCCAGCTGTGCACAATGACAGCCACAGATAAGCTTTTATCAACCTCCACCTGAGGCCCGAGGCTGCAGGAAGCATGTGGGAATTGCACTTATTGGTTTATTTACAGCATTTGGCTGAACCTATTCATTAACCCAAACAGCCCATTGTGACCCAGATCAGCCTCACAAGCATCATCTTATTATCCTCCATCTTtgatctttgttttctttttttactgttaTTGTCTCTTTGCACCACTGAGAGGAGTTGCACTTTTACACAGTTTCGTTGTACAGCTGTTCAATGACAGACTATGGTaatctatttttaaaaactgtgaaCAGAGTGTCGGCTTGTTTTGAAGGTTGCAATTATCAGAAAATAACTAGCAGACACTGCACTTGAATCTGACACACATGGAGATCATAGGATAAATTATCTGATCGTGTCTTTCAGATTGTGCCCCATGATGAGTTCCTGAAAATATGCAGTACCAGAGAATTTTTcaatacaaatgaaaataattaacaGGGCAGGATTTTTCCTGTAATTTACTGAGATTAAggagaaaaaatgtttttttgttaaaacaCAGACCAAATGAGAAGTGCAAACTCCTCCTTACTGTTATGATTCTACCCTCTGAACTCTTGTGAACTGTAATGTAGCGTACACTTTTCATGGATTTGTACCTTATTTTCCTTGTGATTTGTGATATTCGTTTGATCATTTTTTTACACTGAgttctttattttgtgttttatttaatttaatatttgaaaaCTTGGGACAGGTCACTTTGTAATCTGGGACACTTATATTAGgcgtaaaaaaaactaaatcacccTGCTCATTGCATGCAAAACTCAATATTACAAATTTTTTTAAAGCATGAAAAAATGActaagaaaatgtaaattattcatAGAATTCGTGTCCAAGGGGGAGCTTCTGATTGACACTTGCCCCGCCCCTCTATGTGACACTAACCCCAGTAATTATGAGATTTCAGTTACATGATGTTAATGCTAAACCTGTAGTAAAAGACGACTATTGTGTCTCTTTCATGCATCCCGCTGAGGACTTTTTATCTGGCTAAAAATGACGCCGCCTTGTTTTGTAGAAACATTTTTGATGACCAGCAGTTGTAAGtgctaataattataattaattattataatattttaatcAGTCATTGGCCCAACTACTTATGTGTTGCCTCagatttatttatctgttaaaataattatatttgacCTTACTACAAATTACAACAgcattaaatcaattaaatcaatCCAACTGGTCATATTTTTAAGATGAATGCACCAGTAATAATATGATGTTGCACTTTTATAATCATGACTCCAAAGTGCATTACAGTCATGGTAAGAATCAACCGCCACACCATGTaccagagagtgagagacataTTAAATCAAGGATCACACAGAAAAGCAAGAGTGAGACCACTGCATATGAAAATGACAGGGCTATACTAGCTAAGTGTATAATACATGGTCACTATGATGGAGATATCAGCATACACATTGATCTGTGGTGTATCAGTGTTACATTCTATATGCTGCGAGTTGTGAGTCTTGTATATTCTGTCCGATGCTGTGTTGCTTCAAACACTAGGCACACAAAACACGTACACATTTTGCTGCCTCAGATTTGTGATGAATTTTAATCAAACACCTCAGAGACTGTGAATGTAGACACTTGCATGAGACGGGCATGCTCACACTGTCATCTGTTCGCACTTCAAGaacatgctcacacacatctCTCAGGAGGCGTGTGAGTACAGCTGAACAATCTCATTGCGCCCTCCCGAGGCCAAGGGGCGCTTTGAGGCTGAAGACAAATGTTCCCCCCAGCTGCTGGCAAGCTGCACATCCAGCTGCCTGTAGGAGGGGAGGCTCATGCTAACCAGGCGTCAGGTCAGATTATGGTGATCATGCTTGTGAGAACTCTTGAGGCAAGAGTGGCTTTATATGGAAAActgggcagagagagagagagagagagagagagagagagagagagagagagagagagagagagagagagagagagagagagagagagagagagagagagagagagagagagagagagagagagagagagagagagagagagagagagagagagagaggagcatgGTCCTGACTGGCTCCagtcaagttaaaataacatcCAACCTTAACCCAACCTCAGCCCTAACCACATATGGACATGTATTTAATCTGATTTAACTTTACTTTTCCATTTCATGCTGTTTCATACTTATATTCCATCACATTTCAGAAAGAAATGTTGAATCACTGGATTCTGTAATAGTTTCTAATTTGACAAGGCCTGCTGTGAtcttataaaatattttcattgtTGAAAACTAAACCGCTcaacctttttatttatagctatatttaaatgtacttaaaatggtctttccctttttttccaaataatCTCAGAATATATTGATGTCTCTTGAAGGCCCTGTATCatttcaattcatatttaccATAATAAATTAAGAATATTTTTGCCTGTTTTCAAGTGTCTTGACCGAGAAGCCAGTGAGCTAATACTTCAATGCTTATATGTGAACAGGATATTTCGTGGAAAGTGGTCCATGTTGCACACAGTCCTGTCTCAGCCTCCACTCTGTTTAGTTCTTGTGTCACTGTCGACATATTTCAGTTATATGTCAGTTATACTGTAGTTATATGGATTTTTCTTGctccttattttttttcttttctttccatcttTCATATTTGCCTTCTctgtatttctttctctctcacctcaTGATAATCACAAAGGTGGCAGAAACAGCCAGGTCTGAAGGTACTTGAGATTAGCAGAAGTAAACATTATActagtcacaaacacacacacacacacaaacacacacacacacacacacacacacacacacacacacacacacacacacacacacacacacacacacacacacacacacacacacacacacacacacacacacacacacacacacacacacacacacacacatacacacacacagtgtttcctCGGGCTGTCTCTCCCAGCTTGTGTTTAGTAATCAGAATACTTCTGGGATACCTGTAGCATATACAAGCTGGATTAAACTCTACACTCTCACCCTCTTTTATGTGTACAGTTAtattttttccactttgttcacatgtttttttgtggatCTAATGTAGAGCTACTTCAATTATTCAATATGTTCTGTTTTTGACATTAACCGACACTTCAAGTATTCACAGTGTATAATAAAAGTTAAACTGTGAAGTCCACTTCAGGTAAAagactgtgttttgtgtgggtttgtgtccTTATAATAACTTAGTATACATTGGTTGGTGAAGTCCTATGTGACCGCGAAGGGAGCACAAACAGAAACTTTGGAGACTCCTTCTGTCCTCGTTCCGCCCTGTCCACACGCTCCCTGCTGCTTTTGTCGTCCATGTGCTGATGTGGCCAAAACACTATCAGTTGGTGTTAAATTGGCTTCACAGCAGAGAGATTGTTGAGATGGCCAAGAGCAAAGTCTTTAAATGGTGTGACTGCTGATCCTTGCTGTTTGCCACTCTAGTTACAATTTGAATTCTGCCTGTGTCTCTATTTTGAGATGTCAAACACTTCATGCattgaatatatatgtataaatacattaattatAGATCGAATTTTTAGCTCAGCTATACAAAGTGTCTAGCCTCTTACAGCTCAtcatttagtttagtttgggCCAGAACCTTTTCTGTGGACAGCAAGAAGGTTCAATGTTTCAGttggtgtatttgtgtgtttggagaTTGCATGTTCTACCTGTGTTTACAGACATGCAGATGCGTGcaaatgttttcacatttatttattcgaACACAATTATATCTTTTACTAAAAGTGTTGTTTCTATAAGAGCCAAGAAGGTTTTTCATTAGACTCTGTGTCTCTTTAGGGGTGGAGCTGCACCTGAAAACCATCAATCAACCTGATGAGAGGGGTGGGGTTCGAGGGGCAGTGAGAAAGGCCACTGTTGACTCACAGAGCAAGACAACGCCTCGCTGGGAATTTCACTTCCAGTCCTCTCGTTTTTTAGATATTTTGTCTCCCAGCATGAGCTCTTTTGTTGgattttgtttgtctgcagataTTCAGTAAtccagttttctttatttcatagtGAGGATTTTTGTCTTTCTTGTAGATTAGGGAGATTTTTTAccttcttttgttatttttggcTGATATCTCCAACTCATTTGGTTTCTTGATTTACTTGATTCAAAATTAtacttgttttaaaaaaacaattgttatTGTACTTGCTGTATTCGTTCCTCTGGTTCAGCCATTGTTCTTGTTTAAGAAGGCCTCTACATTATGGATATACTATACTTATGGGATAAATGGACTGGGTGGTaatcacattaaaacaaatctcAATCTGAGTAGTTTTTTGGCCTGTTGTCCTCCTAATGAGTCAGATCAATATCTGCTCTGCAAAACTCTAAACTGAGAGCCAGCACTGTGCTCATGCTCTTATCAATAGTTTCAGTAGAGCTGATGCTCTGCTCTGAAGGAGCTcatgtgtgtagcagtgtgttgaaaaatgtgtgtcGAAAAGATGATGTTTTGTGTGGATAATGTGGCAGTGTAGCGATGCTTTGCATAAAGTCTTCTTTCTTCTCAGTTCCAGTTGTACTGTAGCAGTAATCTGATTTTTCCTGTATTATTTTGTGCAGCTTTTTGCCATTTTTGCTTTTGCGACATGTGGGGGCTACTCTGGGCAGCTGCGGGTTAGTGTGGACTGCATGGAGAAGGCCAGCAGCAACCTCAGCATCGGCATCGACTTTGCTTATCCTTTCAGGTGAGTGGGGTTCATCTGTCTTCAAAGTGTGGTGGCAGGAGTATGAACCTGTGTCTGGCACTGACACAGTACCTGAATATGTCAGTCACATAGGTAAATGCGGTCAGTGTTCAATGTCTTTTTTGCTTGCACGAcaaatttgttgttgttgattagGGCTGTGTGTAGAGCTTTTTTGAACATAAATACTTCTGTGCAATTTAGGCAAATTATTGTTTGCGACTTCAGCATCAAATAAAGcaacttaatatttaaataaatattaatggtGCCATCATAGCAAATATAACTGAAAGCAATGTGTTTACTTCCGGATTGGTTGTCAACATGTAGGAAgttaatgcatttttaaataatgtatgtAGGAGTATGTCGGATCCTTGGTTTAAAAGCAACACTTGAGAAAGTTTTTTTCTAAATGGAGAAAAATTACTCTTCTATTCTGTTCAGTTCCCTGAAGTTAGATTAGCAAACTTAATTGCAATGGAAGCAATTCCCTTTGTCTGCAATCAGTAAAGAAGGTAACTACTGGTGAGACATCTCAGCTGAGTTTTCAGGAGAGAAGTGCCTGAAAAATAAGACTTTTGACACGCCGTGTTTGTTGAGTCAGctaaaacatttttactttccagtgttgaaATGTGCTGATATTTCTGATGAGAATAAACTTAAAGAACACTTTGGGTAAAACATAGAATGGTACACCATTTATATTATGAGCTGAAATTGACCCCTGCAAGTTTGTCTGTGTTGGCAAGGTTGTACCAGGTGTCCTTCGAAGCACCCGTGTGTGAGGGCATGAGGAGGGAACTCGTGTTCCTCATTGGAGACTATTCATCTTCCGCAGAGTTCTTCGTCACCATTGCTGTCTTTGCCTTCCTGTATTCTCTGATGGCGAACATAGTATACATCTTCTTCAAGAATAAATACCACGAGAACAATCGAGCACCGCTCATTGTGAGTATACAATCGCCTCTGACCGGGGATCTTTTGACAAAGTGACTGTTAAAAGAATTGTTGCcgtttttctcctctctcgtcCTCGCCATCAGGACTTTGTGGTGACAGTGGTGTTCTCCTTCATGTGGCTGGTCAGTTCATCTGCTTGGGCAAAGGCTCTGTCTGATGTGAAACTGGCCACTGATCCAGATGAGGTGCAGCTCCTCATCTCTGCCTGCAAAGACCAGACCAACAGGTGTGGCTCAGTGCACGGATCGCGCTGGTCTGGGCTCAACACCTCAGTGGTATGTTTACAGAATGTCAGAATGTGCGTCCCAAACGCTTGGAATGAATGAGAGTGTGCATCACTGACTAAGATTTCTCATCTGCCAGTGTTTCATATTGCTCTTCCTTGTTGTGATTCTCTTCAGGTATTTGGGTTCCTCAACTTTGTTCTATGGGCTGGAAATATCTGGTTTGTCTTTAAGGAGACTGGTTGGCACAAGGGGGCTTCCAGCTTGGCAGGCGGGGCGTCTGAGAAACAGGCCGGCACCTTTAACCAGGAGCCCTACAACCAGGGAAGCTTTGACCAGACAGGGAGCCATAGCATCCAGGGAGACCTCGGCCAGCCATCTGAGTACAGCCGGGTGGGAGGTCCCACCTCGTACTCCAATCAAATGTAGCCGAGCCTTTTCGTTTCACAAGTGGCACTTCGGCATAATAAACCAGGGCAATCACGGggtgaaaggagaggagagtagAGTAAACCTTCAGTCTATGCTCAGTTTGTTATCAAACTgtctgtgcaaaaaaaaaagatggccATCAAAAAGGTGTCAGAAGACGACCACTGTAGATAGAGTAAGTAATGTTAGGTGTTGTAcaaaattatcaaaattatcCTCTTTCAGAATTGTTGTTTGCTGAATGTTGTATTTCTTGTAGTTTGAAACACATTAGTGACgctttctgtctgtgcttgGTGATCGACATTCACTGTTTAGAGACTTTTTTAAACTGGTTTGCCCTCTGCGGTGGAGGGAAAAactgctctgtgtttgttatACCTTTCGACTTTTCAAGTGcatgatgttgtgtgtgtgctactATGCTCTGTCCGTCACACTTTTCAAAAGAAATTATACGTTTTATCTCTGAGAGTTTACAAATCCAGAAATCCCAGACTCATTCCTCTGGGTTTATTTGTATCTGTataatgttattttaatatGACAGGAGCTGTATTTTAATGATGGGTAActctaatttaaatatatattcagaaCTTGTTTAAGGGAGAGTTCTGTTACATTTGTTATAAATACATGTCAACACATCAATATGGAGTTTCTAAAGCAATAATGGCAAAAATACACTATAAAGGGTTTGTGCAAGAAACGACCACCACAGGATGCAGCCATTgaaattgtgtttctgttgctaTTGTCTAATATTAATTGCATCCGCTGTCACATTGTCCTTTTATTTGATAAGAATGGTGTAGTCTACAAGTGTTTACAACTGTTTACAAGTGGTCGCTCTCGCTACacatgtgactgtgactgtTTTCTGCTATCATCAACCTACTGTAAAATCATAGACATAAGTCGTACCTTTCTAAAGTACGTCTAGAGCTATGTTCATTTACAAGTTTAAAGCC
This region includes:
- the synpra gene encoding synaptoporin — protein: MDTANQLVSVGTFQVLKLPLGFIRILELLFAIFAFATCGGYSGQLRVSVDCMEKASSNLSIGIDFAYPFRLYQVSFEAPVCEGMRRELVFLIGDYSSSAEFFVTIAVFAFLYSLMANIVYIFFKNKYHENNRAPLIDFVVTVVFSFMWLVSSSAWAKALSDVKLATDPDEVQLLISACKDQTNRCGSVHGSRWSGLNTSVVFGFLNFVLWAGNIWFVFKETGWHKGASSLAGGASEKQAGTFNQEPYNQGSFDQTGSHSIQGDLGQPSEYSRVGGPTSYSNQM